In Chaetodon auriga isolate fChaAug3 chromosome 7, fChaAug3.hap1, whole genome shotgun sequence, a genomic segment contains:
- the LOC143323648 gene encoding clathrin heavy chain 1-like isoform X3, whose amino-acid sequence MAQILPIRFQEHLQLQNLGINPANIGFSTLTMESDKFICIREKVGEQAQVVIIDMADPNNPIRRPISADSAIMNPASKVIALKAAKTLQIFNIEMKSKMKAHTMTDDVTFWKWISLNTVALVTDNAVYHWSMEGDSQPIKVFDRHSSLAGCQIINYRTDAKQKWLLLIGISAQQNRVVGAMQLYSVDRKVSQPIEGHAAGFAQFKMEGNTEESTLFCFAVRGQAGGKLHIIEVGTPPTGNQPFPKKAVDVFFPPEAQNDFPVAMQISSKQDVVFLITKYGYIHLYDLETGTCIYMNRISGETIFVTAPHEPTAGIIGVNRKGQVLSVCVEEENIIPYITNVLQNPDLALRMAVRNNLAGAEELFARKFNTLFAAGNYSEAAKVAANAPKGILRTPDTIRRFQSVPAQPGQTSPLLQYFGILLDQGQLNKFESLELCRPVLQQGRKQLLEKWLKEDKLECSEELGDLVKSVDPTLALSVYLRANVPNKVIQCFAETGQFQKIVLYAKKVGYTPDWIFLLRNVMRISPEQGLQFSQMLVQDEEPLADITQIVDVFMEYNLIQQCTSFLLDALKNNRPMEGPLQTRLLEMNLVHAPQVADAILGNQMFTHYDRAHVAQLCEKAGLLQRALEHYTDLYDIKRAVVHTHLLNPEWLVNFFGSLSVEDSLECLRAMLSANIRQNLQICVQVASKYHEQLSTQSLTELFESFKSFEGLFYFLGSIVNFSQDPEVHFKYIQAACKTGQIKEVERICRESNCYDPERVKNFLKEAKLTDQLPLIIVCDRFDFVHDLVLYLYRNSLQKYIEIYVQKVNPSRLPVVIGGLLDVDCAEDVIKNLIMVVRGQFSTDELVAEVEKRNRLKLLLPWLEARIHDGCEEPATHNALAKIYIDSNNNPERFLRENPYYDSRVVGKYCEKRDPHLACVAYERGQCDQELIHVCNENSLFKSLSRYLVRRKNPELWASVLLETNNYRRPLIDQVVQTALSETQDPEEVSVTVKAFMTADLPNELIELLEKIVLDNSVFSEHRNLQNLLILTAIKADRTRVMEYINRLDNYDAPDIANIAISNELFEEAFAIFRKFDVNTSAVQVLIEHIGNLDRAYEFAERCNEPPVWSQLAKAQLQKGLVKEAIDSYIKADDPSAYMEVGQAAAQSGNWEDLVKFLQMARKKARESYVETELIFALAKTNRLAELEEFINGPNNAHIQQVGDRCYDDKMYEAAKLLYNNVSNFGRLASTLVHLGEYQAAVDGARKANSTRTWKEVCFACVDGKEFRLAQMCGLHIVVHADELEELINYYQDRGYFEELITMLEAALGLERAHMGMFTELAILYSKFKPQKMREHLELFWSRVNIPKVLRAAEQAHLWAELVFLYDKYEEYDNAIITMMNHPADAWKEGQFKDIVTKVANVELYYKAIHFYLEFKPLLLNDLLIVLSPRLDHTRAVNFFSKVKQLPLVKPYLRSVQNHNNKSVNEALNNLFIIEEDYAALRTSIDAYDNFDNISLAQGLEKHELIEFRRIAAYLFKGNNRWKQSVELCKKDKLYKDAMQYASESKDIELAEELLAWFLKEDKKECFAACLFTCYDLLRPDVVLETAWRHNIMDFSMPYFIQVMREYLSKVDAIKEKEWSHPSASELPQRSVFANPARQPLLFKSPIGCSGTEV is encoded by the exons ATGGCTCAAATCCTACCTATCCGCTTCCAGGAGCACCTGCAG CTCCAGAACCTGGGAATCAACCCAGCCAACATTGGATTCAGCACTCTCACCATGGAGTCCGACAAATTCATTTGTATAAGGGAGAAAGTGGGCGAGCAGGCCCAGGTTGTCATCATTGACATGGCCGACCCCAACAATCCCATCCGCAGGCCCATCTCTGCAGACAGTGCCATCATGAACCCTGCCAGCAAAGTTATTGCCCTTAAAG CGGCAAAGACCCTGCAGATCTTCAACATTGAGATGAAGAGCAAAATGAAGGCTCACACTATGACAGATGACGTGACCTTCTGGAAATGGATCTCCCTCAACACTGTTGCCCTGGTCACAGACAACGCAGTCTACCATTGGAGCATGGAGGGTGACTCTCAGCCAATCAAAGTCTTTGACCGTCACTCCAGCCTGGCAGGCTGCCAGATCATCAACTACCGCACAGATGCCAAACAGAAATGGTTGCTGCTCATTGGCATTTCAGCGCAG CAAAACCGTGTCGTCGGAGCCATGCAGCTATACTCTGTGGACAGGAAGGTGTCTCAGCCCATCGAGGGGCATGCTGCTGGCTTTGCACAGTTCAAGATGGAGGGCAACACTGAAGAGTCCACTCTGTTCTGCTTTGCTGTGCGAGgacaggcaggaggaaag CTGCACATCATTGAAGTGGGGACTCCACCAACTGGGAACCAACCATTTCCAAAGAAAGCTGtggatgttttctttccacCAGAGGCCCAGAATGACTTCCCTGTGGCCATGCAG ATCAGTTCTAAGCAAGATGTAGTCTTCCTCATCACCAAATATGGCTACATCCACCTTTATGACCTCGAGACTGGAACTTGTATCTACATGAACAGGATTAGTGGGGAGACCATTTTTGTCACTGCGCCCCATGAGCCAACTGCTGGTATCATTGGAGTCAACAGGAAAGGACAG GTGTTGTCAGTGTGCGTGGAAGAGGAAAACATCATTCCCTACATCACCAATGTGCTCCAGAACCCAGACTTGGCTCTCCGCATGGCTGTCCGCAACAACTTAGCCGGCGCTGAGGAGCTGTTTGCCCGCAAGTTCAACACCCTCTTTGCAGCAGGGAATTACTCAGAAGCTGCCAAGGTGGCAGCCAATGCACCCAAG GGTATCCTGCGCACTCCAGACACAATCCGTCGATTCCAGAGTGTTCCAGCCCAACCAGGCCAGACGTCTCCTTTGCTCCAATACTTTGGCATCTTGCTGGACCAAGGCCAACTCAATAAGTTTGAGTCTTTGGAGCTGTGCAGGCCAGTGCTCCAACAGGGCCGCAAGCAGCTGTTAGAGAAGTGGTTGAAAGAGGACAAG ctggaGTGCTCTGAGGAGCTTGGAGACTTGGTGAAGTCTGTAGATCCTACTCTTGCCCTCAGTGTCTACCTCAGAGCCAACGTCCCCAATAAggtcattcagtgttttgcagAGACTGGGCAGTTCCAGAAGATTGTCCTCTATGCCAAGAAG GTGGGCTACACTCCAGACTGGATCTTCTTGCTGAGGAACGTAATGCGGATCAGTCCAGAGCAGGGTCTTCAGTTCTCACAGATGCTGGTTCAGGATGAAGAGCCACTTGCTGACATTACACAG ATCGTTGATGTGTTCATGGAGTACAACCTGATCCAGCAGTGCACGTCCTTCCTACTAGATGCCCTGAAGAACAACAGACCCATGGAAGGGCCACTGCAGACACGTCTACTGGAGATGAATTTGGTCCATGCACCGCAG GTTGCTGACGCTATCCTGGGCAATCAGATGTTCACCCACTATGATCGCGCTCATGTGGCACAGCTGTGTGAAAAGGCTGGTCTCCTGCAGAGGGCGTTGGAGCATTACACTGACCTGTATGACATAAAGCGCGCTgtggtgcacacacaccttctcaaCCCAGAG tggttGGTGAATTTCTTTGGCTCCTTGTCAGTCGAGGACTCCCTGGAGTGTCTGAGAGCCATGCTGTCTGCAAACATCCGCCAGAACCTGCAGATCTGCGTCCAGGTCGCCTCCAAGTACCATGAGCAGCTCAGTACTCAGTCTCTCACTGAACTTTTTGAGTCGTTCAAGAGCTTTGAGG gttTGTTCTACTTCTTGGGTTCCATTGTGAACTTCAGCCAGGATCCAGAGGTCCACTTCAAGTATATCCAGGCCGCCTGCAAGACAGGCCAGAtcaaagaggtggagagaatCTGCCGGGAGAGCAACTGCTACGACCCCGAGCGTGTGAAGAACTTCCTCAAG GAAGCCAAGCTGACAGACCAGCTGCCTTTGATCATTGTGTGTGACCGCTTCGATTTTGTCCATGATCTGGTCCTGTACCTGTACCGCAACAGCCTGCAGAAATACATTGAGATCTATGTGCAGAAG GTGAACCCAAGCCGTCTGCCAGTTGTCATTGGAGGATTGCTGGATGTGGACTGTGCAGAGGATGTGATTAAAAACCTGATCATGGTGGTTAGAGGACAGTTCTCCACGGACGAACTGGTGGCTGAAGTGGAGAAAAGAAATCG actgaagctgctgctgccctggcTGGAGGCTCGTATTCATGACGGTTGTGAGGAGCCCGCTACTCACAACGCCCTGGCAAAGATCTACattgacagcaacaacaatcCCGAGCGCTTCCTGAGGGAGAACCCCTACTACGACAGCCGCGTAGTGGGCAAGTACTGTGAGAAAAGAGACCCTCACCTGGCTTGTGTGGCCTATGAGAGAGGACAGTGTGACCAGGAACTGATTCAT GTTTGCAATGAGAACTCACTATTCAAGAGTCTGTCCCGCTACCTTGTACGTCGCAAGAACCCTGAACTGTGGGCGAGCGTGCTGCTTGAGACCAACAATTACAGAAGACCACTCATCGACCAG GTTGTGCAGACAGCTTTGTCTGAGACCCAGGATCCAGAGGAGGTGTCTGTCACAGTCAAGGCCTTCATGACCGCCGACCTTCCCAATGAGCTCATCGAGCTTCTGGAGAAGATTGTCCTGGATAACTCTGTCTTTAGCGAGCACAG aaacctCCAGAATCTGCTCATCCTGACAGCCATTAAAGCTGATCGGACACGCGTTATGGAGTACATCAACCGTCTTGACAACTACGATGCCCCAGACATTGCAAACATCGCCATCAGCAATGAGCTGTTTGAGGAAGCTTTCGCTATTTTCAGAAAATTTGATGTCAACACCTCTGCTGTGCAG GTTCTGATTGAGCACATCGGTAACCTGGACCGAGCTTATGAGTTTGCTGAGCGCTGCAATGAGCCACCGGTGTGGAGTCAGCTAGCAAAGGCCCAGCTTCAGAAGGGCCTGGTCAAAGAAGCCATTGACTCTTACATCAAGGCTGATGACCCCTCTGCTTACATGGAGGTGGGACAAGCTGCTGCCCAAAGCG GAAACTGGGAGGACCTGGTGAAGTTTCTGCAGATGGCTCGTAAGAAGGCCCGCGAGTCGTACGTTGAAACAGAGCTGATCTTTGCTCTGGCCAAGACCAACCGCCTGGCTGAGCTGGAGGAGTTCATCAACGGACCCAACAATGCTCACATACAGCAA GTGGGTGACCGTTGCTACGACGACAAGATGTACGAGGCAGCCAAGCTGCTTTACAACAACGTGTCCAACTTCGGCCGTCTGGCCTCCACTCTGGTGCACCTGGGAGAGTACCAGGCAGCTGTGGACGGAGCGCGCAAGGCCAACAGCACCCGCACCTGGAAGGAG gTGTGTTTTGCGTGTGTAGATGGAAAAGAGTTCCGCCTTGCCCAAATGTGTGGCCTGCATATTGTCGTCCACGCCGATGAACTGGAAGAACTCATCAACTACTACCAG GATCGCGGTTACTTTGAGGAGCTGATCACCATGCTGGAGGCCGCCCTCGGTCTGGAGCGTGCTCACATGGGTATGTTCACTGAGCTTGCCATCCTGTACTCCAAATTCAAGCCCCAGAAGATGAGGGAGCACCTGGAGCTCTTCTGGTCCCGCGTCAACATTCCTAAG gttCTCAGGGCAGCAGAGCAGGCCCACCTCTGGGCGGAGCTGGTGTTCCTCTATGACAAGTACGAGGAGTACGACAACGCCATCATCACCATGATGAACCACCCAGCTGACGCGTGGAAGGAGGGCCAGTTCAAAGACATCGTCACCAAG GTGGCCAATGTGGAGCTGTATTACAAGGCCATCCACTTCTATCTGGAGTTCAAACCGTTGTTACTGAACGACCTGCTCATCGTCCTCTCTCCAAGACTGGACCACACGCGTGCCGTCAACTTCTTCAGCAAG GTGAAGCAGCTGCCTCTGGTAAAACCCTACCTAAGGTCTGTCCAGAATCACAACAACAAGTCAGTAAATGAGGCACTAAACAACCTCTTCATCATTGAGGAAGACTATGCG GCACTGCGCACTTCCATCGATGCCTATGACAACTTTGACAACATCTCACTGGCCCAGGGCCTGGAGAAGCACGAGTTGATTGAGTTTAGGAGGATCGCAGCGTACCTTTTCAAGGGCAACAACCGCTGGAAACAGAGTGTCGAGCTCTGCAAGAAGGACAAGCTCTACAAG GATGCCATGCAGTATGCGTCCGAGTCCAAAGACATCGAGCTGGCAGAGGAGCTTCTCGCTTGGTTCCTGAAGGAGGACAAGAAGGAGTGTTTTGCAGCCTGCCTTTTCACCTGCTACGACCTGCTGCGGCCTGACGTGGTGCTGGAGACCGCCTGGCGACACAACATCATGGACTTCTCCATGCCATACTTCATCCAGGTCATGAGGGAGTACCTCTCTAAG GTTGATGCGATAAAGGAAAAG
- the LOC143323648 gene encoding clathrin heavy chain 1-like isoform X2 has protein sequence MAQILPIRFQEHLQLQNLGINPANIGFSTLTMESDKFICIREKVGEQAQVVIIDMADPNNPIRRPISADSAIMNPASKVIALKAAKTLQIFNIEMKSKMKAHTMTDDVTFWKWISLNTVALVTDNAVYHWSMEGDSQPIKVFDRHSSLAGCQIINYRTDAKQKWLLLIGISAQQNRVVGAMQLYSVDRKVSQPIEGHAAGFAQFKMEGNTEESTLFCFAVRGQAGGKLHIIEVGTPPTGNQPFPKKAVDVFFPPEAQNDFPVAMQISSKQDVVFLITKYGYIHLYDLETGTCIYMNRISGETIFVTAPHEPTAGIIGVNRKGQVLSVCVEEENIIPYITNVLQNPDLALRMAVRNNLAGAEELFARKFNTLFAAGNYSEAAKVAANAPKGILRTPDTIRRFQSVPAQPGQTSPLLQYFGILLDQGQLNKFESLELCRPVLQQGRKQLLEKWLKEDKLECSEELGDLVKSVDPTLALSVYLRANVPNKVIQCFAETGQFQKIVLYAKKVGYTPDWIFLLRNVMRISPEQGLQFSQMLVQDEEPLADITQIVDVFMEYNLIQQCTSFLLDALKNNRPMEGPLQTRLLEMNLVHAPQVADAILGNQMFTHYDRAHVAQLCEKAGLLQRALEHYTDLYDIKRAVVHTHLLNPEWLVNFFGSLSVEDSLECLRAMLSANIRQNLQICVQVASKYHEQLSTQSLTELFESFKSFEGLFYFLGSIVNFSQDPEVHFKYIQAACKTGQIKEVERICRESNCYDPERVKNFLKEAKLTDQLPLIIVCDRFDFVHDLVLYLYRNSLQKYIEIYVQKVNPSRLPVVIGGLLDVDCAEDVIKNLIMVVRGQFSTDELVAEVEKRNRLKLLLPWLEARIHDGCEEPATHNALAKIYIDSNNNPERFLRENPYYDSRVVGKYCEKRDPHLACVAYERGQCDQELIHVCNENSLFKSLSRYLVRRKNPELWASVLLETNNYRRPLIDQVVQTALSETQDPEEVSVTVKAFMTADLPNELIELLEKIVLDNSVFSEHRNLQNLLILTAIKADRTRVMEYINRLDNYDAPDIANIAISNELFEEAFAIFRKFDVNTSAVQVLIEHIGNLDRAYEFAERCNEPPVWSQLAKAQLQKGLVKEAIDSYIKADDPSAYMEVGQAAAQSGNWEDLVKFLQMARKKARESYVETELIFALAKTNRLAELEEFINGPNNAHIQQVGDRCYDDKMYEAAKLLYNNVSNFGRLASTLVHLGEYQAAVDGARKANSTRTWKEVCFACVDGKEFRLAQMCGLHIVVHADELEELINYYQDRGYFEELITMLEAALGLERAHMGMFTELAILYSKFKPQKMREHLELFWSRVNIPKVLRAAEQAHLWAELVFLYDKYEEYDNAIITMMNHPADAWKEGQFKDIVTKVANVELYYKAIHFYLEFKPLLLNDLLIVLSPRLDHTRAVNFFSKVKQLPLVKPYLRSVQNHNNKSVNEALNNLFIIEEDYAALRTSIDAYDNFDNISLAQGLEKHELIEFRRIAAYLFKGNNRWKQSVELCKKDKLYKDAMQYASESKDIELAEELLAWFLKEDKKECFAACLFTCYDLLRPDVVLETAWRHNIMDFSMPYFIQVMREYLSKVDKLEASESLRKQEEQATESQPIVYGTPQLMLTAGPNVAVPPQQPYGYGYTAAPGYGQPPQPSFGYGM, from the exons ATGGCTCAAATCCTACCTATCCGCTTCCAGGAGCACCTGCAG CTCCAGAACCTGGGAATCAACCCAGCCAACATTGGATTCAGCACTCTCACCATGGAGTCCGACAAATTCATTTGTATAAGGGAGAAAGTGGGCGAGCAGGCCCAGGTTGTCATCATTGACATGGCCGACCCCAACAATCCCATCCGCAGGCCCATCTCTGCAGACAGTGCCATCATGAACCCTGCCAGCAAAGTTATTGCCCTTAAAG CGGCAAAGACCCTGCAGATCTTCAACATTGAGATGAAGAGCAAAATGAAGGCTCACACTATGACAGATGACGTGACCTTCTGGAAATGGATCTCCCTCAACACTGTTGCCCTGGTCACAGACAACGCAGTCTACCATTGGAGCATGGAGGGTGACTCTCAGCCAATCAAAGTCTTTGACCGTCACTCCAGCCTGGCAGGCTGCCAGATCATCAACTACCGCACAGATGCCAAACAGAAATGGTTGCTGCTCATTGGCATTTCAGCGCAG CAAAACCGTGTCGTCGGAGCCATGCAGCTATACTCTGTGGACAGGAAGGTGTCTCAGCCCATCGAGGGGCATGCTGCTGGCTTTGCACAGTTCAAGATGGAGGGCAACACTGAAGAGTCCACTCTGTTCTGCTTTGCTGTGCGAGgacaggcaggaggaaag CTGCACATCATTGAAGTGGGGACTCCACCAACTGGGAACCAACCATTTCCAAAGAAAGCTGtggatgttttctttccacCAGAGGCCCAGAATGACTTCCCTGTGGCCATGCAG ATCAGTTCTAAGCAAGATGTAGTCTTCCTCATCACCAAATATGGCTACATCCACCTTTATGACCTCGAGACTGGAACTTGTATCTACATGAACAGGATTAGTGGGGAGACCATTTTTGTCACTGCGCCCCATGAGCCAACTGCTGGTATCATTGGAGTCAACAGGAAAGGACAG GTGTTGTCAGTGTGCGTGGAAGAGGAAAACATCATTCCCTACATCACCAATGTGCTCCAGAACCCAGACTTGGCTCTCCGCATGGCTGTCCGCAACAACTTAGCCGGCGCTGAGGAGCTGTTTGCCCGCAAGTTCAACACCCTCTTTGCAGCAGGGAATTACTCAGAAGCTGCCAAGGTGGCAGCCAATGCACCCAAG GGTATCCTGCGCACTCCAGACACAATCCGTCGATTCCAGAGTGTTCCAGCCCAACCAGGCCAGACGTCTCCTTTGCTCCAATACTTTGGCATCTTGCTGGACCAAGGCCAACTCAATAAGTTTGAGTCTTTGGAGCTGTGCAGGCCAGTGCTCCAACAGGGCCGCAAGCAGCTGTTAGAGAAGTGGTTGAAAGAGGACAAG ctggaGTGCTCTGAGGAGCTTGGAGACTTGGTGAAGTCTGTAGATCCTACTCTTGCCCTCAGTGTCTACCTCAGAGCCAACGTCCCCAATAAggtcattcagtgttttgcagAGACTGGGCAGTTCCAGAAGATTGTCCTCTATGCCAAGAAG GTGGGCTACACTCCAGACTGGATCTTCTTGCTGAGGAACGTAATGCGGATCAGTCCAGAGCAGGGTCTTCAGTTCTCACAGATGCTGGTTCAGGATGAAGAGCCACTTGCTGACATTACACAG ATCGTTGATGTGTTCATGGAGTACAACCTGATCCAGCAGTGCACGTCCTTCCTACTAGATGCCCTGAAGAACAACAGACCCATGGAAGGGCCACTGCAGACACGTCTACTGGAGATGAATTTGGTCCATGCACCGCAG GTTGCTGACGCTATCCTGGGCAATCAGATGTTCACCCACTATGATCGCGCTCATGTGGCACAGCTGTGTGAAAAGGCTGGTCTCCTGCAGAGGGCGTTGGAGCATTACACTGACCTGTATGACATAAAGCGCGCTgtggtgcacacacaccttctcaaCCCAGAG tggttGGTGAATTTCTTTGGCTCCTTGTCAGTCGAGGACTCCCTGGAGTGTCTGAGAGCCATGCTGTCTGCAAACATCCGCCAGAACCTGCAGATCTGCGTCCAGGTCGCCTCCAAGTACCATGAGCAGCTCAGTACTCAGTCTCTCACTGAACTTTTTGAGTCGTTCAAGAGCTTTGAGG gttTGTTCTACTTCTTGGGTTCCATTGTGAACTTCAGCCAGGATCCAGAGGTCCACTTCAAGTATATCCAGGCCGCCTGCAAGACAGGCCAGAtcaaagaggtggagagaatCTGCCGGGAGAGCAACTGCTACGACCCCGAGCGTGTGAAGAACTTCCTCAAG GAAGCCAAGCTGACAGACCAGCTGCCTTTGATCATTGTGTGTGACCGCTTCGATTTTGTCCATGATCTGGTCCTGTACCTGTACCGCAACAGCCTGCAGAAATACATTGAGATCTATGTGCAGAAG GTGAACCCAAGCCGTCTGCCAGTTGTCATTGGAGGATTGCTGGATGTGGACTGTGCAGAGGATGTGATTAAAAACCTGATCATGGTGGTTAGAGGACAGTTCTCCACGGACGAACTGGTGGCTGAAGTGGAGAAAAGAAATCG actgaagctgctgctgccctggcTGGAGGCTCGTATTCATGACGGTTGTGAGGAGCCCGCTACTCACAACGCCCTGGCAAAGATCTACattgacagcaacaacaatcCCGAGCGCTTCCTGAGGGAGAACCCCTACTACGACAGCCGCGTAGTGGGCAAGTACTGTGAGAAAAGAGACCCTCACCTGGCTTGTGTGGCCTATGAGAGAGGACAGTGTGACCAGGAACTGATTCAT GTTTGCAATGAGAACTCACTATTCAAGAGTCTGTCCCGCTACCTTGTACGTCGCAAGAACCCTGAACTGTGGGCGAGCGTGCTGCTTGAGACCAACAATTACAGAAGACCACTCATCGACCAG GTTGTGCAGACAGCTTTGTCTGAGACCCAGGATCCAGAGGAGGTGTCTGTCACAGTCAAGGCCTTCATGACCGCCGACCTTCCCAATGAGCTCATCGAGCTTCTGGAGAAGATTGTCCTGGATAACTCTGTCTTTAGCGAGCACAG aaacctCCAGAATCTGCTCATCCTGACAGCCATTAAAGCTGATCGGACACGCGTTATGGAGTACATCAACCGTCTTGACAACTACGATGCCCCAGACATTGCAAACATCGCCATCAGCAATGAGCTGTTTGAGGAAGCTTTCGCTATTTTCAGAAAATTTGATGTCAACACCTCTGCTGTGCAG GTTCTGATTGAGCACATCGGTAACCTGGACCGAGCTTATGAGTTTGCTGAGCGCTGCAATGAGCCACCGGTGTGGAGTCAGCTAGCAAAGGCCCAGCTTCAGAAGGGCCTGGTCAAAGAAGCCATTGACTCTTACATCAAGGCTGATGACCCCTCTGCTTACATGGAGGTGGGACAAGCTGCTGCCCAAAGCG GAAACTGGGAGGACCTGGTGAAGTTTCTGCAGATGGCTCGTAAGAAGGCCCGCGAGTCGTACGTTGAAACAGAGCTGATCTTTGCTCTGGCCAAGACCAACCGCCTGGCTGAGCTGGAGGAGTTCATCAACGGACCCAACAATGCTCACATACAGCAA GTGGGTGACCGTTGCTACGACGACAAGATGTACGAGGCAGCCAAGCTGCTTTACAACAACGTGTCCAACTTCGGCCGTCTGGCCTCCACTCTGGTGCACCTGGGAGAGTACCAGGCAGCTGTGGACGGAGCGCGCAAGGCCAACAGCACCCGCACCTGGAAGGAG gTGTGTTTTGCGTGTGTAGATGGAAAAGAGTTCCGCCTTGCCCAAATGTGTGGCCTGCATATTGTCGTCCACGCCGATGAACTGGAAGAACTCATCAACTACTACCAG GATCGCGGTTACTTTGAGGAGCTGATCACCATGCTGGAGGCCGCCCTCGGTCTGGAGCGTGCTCACATGGGTATGTTCACTGAGCTTGCCATCCTGTACTCCAAATTCAAGCCCCAGAAGATGAGGGAGCACCTGGAGCTCTTCTGGTCCCGCGTCAACATTCCTAAG gttCTCAGGGCAGCAGAGCAGGCCCACCTCTGGGCGGAGCTGGTGTTCCTCTATGACAAGTACGAGGAGTACGACAACGCCATCATCACCATGATGAACCACCCAGCTGACGCGTGGAAGGAGGGCCAGTTCAAAGACATCGTCACCAAG GTGGCCAATGTGGAGCTGTATTACAAGGCCATCCACTTCTATCTGGAGTTCAAACCGTTGTTACTGAACGACCTGCTCATCGTCCTCTCTCCAAGACTGGACCACACGCGTGCCGTCAACTTCTTCAGCAAG GTGAAGCAGCTGCCTCTGGTAAAACCCTACCTAAGGTCTGTCCAGAATCACAACAACAAGTCAGTAAATGAGGCACTAAACAACCTCTTCATCATTGAGGAAGACTATGCG GCACTGCGCACTTCCATCGATGCCTATGACAACTTTGACAACATCTCACTGGCCCAGGGCCTGGAGAAGCACGAGTTGATTGAGTTTAGGAGGATCGCAGCGTACCTTTTCAAGGGCAACAACCGCTGGAAACAGAGTGTCGAGCTCTGCAAGAAGGACAAGCTCTACAAG GATGCCATGCAGTATGCGTCCGAGTCCAAAGACATCGAGCTGGCAGAGGAGCTTCTCGCTTGGTTCCTGAAGGAGGACAAGAAGGAGTGTTTTGCAGCCTGCCTTTTCACCTGCTACGACCTGCTGCGGCCTGACGTGGTGCTGGAGACCGCCTGGCGACACAACATCATGGACTTCTCCATGCCATACTTCATCCAGGTCATGAGGGAGTACCTCTCTAAG